From the Halalkalicoccus sp. CGA53 genome, one window contains:
- a CDS encoding redox-regulated ATPase YchF, with protein MISIALAGKPNAGKSTFYTAATRAEVDVANYPFTTIDPNRGVSYVRTRCPCLDREERCGNEHCRDGKRYVPIQLIDVAGLVPGAHEGRGLGNQFLDALTEADVIITVVDAAGGTNEEGESVEVGTYDPLSEIDFIEEEMDMWLAGIVERNWESVERQSRTPDFEIDAAITDVLTGFGATEPEVVATLRELKYPSDPREWTDEHREALARAVRARTKPIVVAANKADVAPEENLERLREREKLVIPTTAEGELALRQGAEAGLLEYDPGDPGFEIVGEVSDAQRAGLERIGAVMEHWEGTGVQGALNAAVYDLLDRFTAYPVQNESKWTDGQGNVLPDAFLLPRSSTPRDLAYAVHSDIGDGYLHAVDAREKRRIGEDHELEEGDVVKIVSTAK; from the coding sequence ATGATCTCCATCGCGCTCGCCGGCAAGCCCAACGCGGGCAAGTCGACGTTCTACACCGCCGCGACCCGTGCCGAGGTCGACGTCGCGAACTACCCGTTCACGACGATCGACCCTAACCGGGGCGTGAGCTACGTGCGCACGCGCTGTCCCTGTCTCGATCGCGAGGAACGCTGCGGGAACGAACACTGCCGCGACGGGAAGCGATACGTCCCGATCCAGCTGATCGACGTCGCGGGACTGGTGCCGGGAGCACACGAGGGCCGCGGACTCGGCAACCAGTTCCTCGACGCGCTCACCGAGGCAGATGTCATAATCACCGTCGTCGACGCCGCCGGCGGGACAAACGAGGAGGGCGAATCCGTCGAGGTCGGCACGTACGACCCGCTCTCCGAGATCGACTTCATCGAGGAGGAGATGGACATGTGGCTCGCGGGGATCGTCGAGCGCAACTGGGAGTCCGTCGAACGCCAGTCCCGCACCCCGGACTTCGAGATCGACGCGGCGATCACGGACGTGCTCACGGGCTTCGGTGCCACCGAACCGGAGGTCGTCGCGACCCTCCGAGAGCTGAAGTACCCCTCCGATCCCCGCGAGTGGACCGACGAGCACCGCGAGGCGCTCGCGCGGGCGGTCCGCGCCCGCACCAAGCCGATCGTCGTCGCCGCGAACAAGGCCGACGTCGCCCCCGAGGAGAACCTCGAGCGCCTGCGCGAGCGAGAGAAGCTCGTGATCCCGACGACCGCGGAGGGCGAACTCGCGCTGCGCCAGGGCGCTGAGGCGGGGCTACTCGAGTACGATCCCGGCGATCCGGGGTTCGAGATCGTCGGCGAGGTGAGCGACGCCCAGCGCGCAGGGTTGGAGCGGATCGGAGCGGTGATGGAGCACTGGGAGGGGACCGGCGTGCAGGGCGCGTTGAACGCCGCGGTCTACGACCTGCTCGACCGGTTTACCGCCTATCCGGTCCAGAACGAGTCGAAGTGGACCGACGGTCAGGGGAACGTCCTCCCCGACGCGTTCCTGCTCCCCCGTAGCTCGACACCGCGCGACCTCGCGTACGCCGTCCACTCGGACATCGGCGACGGCTACCTCCACGCGGTCGACGCCCGCGAGAAGCGGCGGATCGGGGAGGACCACGAACTCGAGGAGGGCGACGTGGTGAAGATCGTGAGTACGGCGAAGTGA
- a CDS encoding carboxylate--amine ligase — MAEQFHSTEGLIERLDDASFDRPPALVANAHITGLGVARALTRYDVPVIALDRDPNGVATSSRAVDYAGAVTDPLTDLEAFGEEIGEIAAAIGDEPVAFACMDEWVNAFARADPDGVALPFASRTAIDALLDKESLYTLAGELGVPVPETYALHETDPETVIEALGFPMVVKPARKREGEEALGSNVIRVRDEEEFAEVVATAREVGIRILAQERVDVEVGEDRSLASYRSPDGEVLSVVGNARVRNPREFGTSSYVEVVEDPGLGAGALSLLAEVGYHGISESEFVYDRSREEYVLLDVNTRPWKWIGLPVAAGADLPMAAYSEATGEPFAAGEVREARWVYLPDYLRLLSTDRSFGDLLSGADWRALASGAFEENGTLTSGVYSPSDPGPIADVVRTEFTDRQYYCSC; from the coding sequence ATGGCCGAACAGTTTCACTCCACGGAGGGCCTGATCGAACGCCTGGACGACGCCTCGTTCGACCGCCCACCCGCACTCGTCGCGAACGCCCACATCACGGGCCTTGGCGTCGCGCGCGCGCTCACCAGGTACGACGTTCCGGTGATCGCGCTCGACCGCGACCCGAACGGCGTCGCGACCTCGTCCCGAGCCGTCGACTACGCCGGGGCGGTGACCGACCCCCTCACGGACCTCGAGGCGTTCGGCGAGGAGATAGGGGAAATCGCTGCCGCGATCGGTGACGAGCCGGTCGCGTTCGCCTGCATGGACGAGTGGGTCAACGCCTTCGCCCGCGCCGACCCGGATGGAGTGGCCCTCCCGTTCGCTTCGAGGACCGCGATCGACGCGCTGCTCGACAAGGAGTCGCTCTACACCCTCGCCGGGGAGCTCGGGGTGCCCGTCCCCGAGACCTACGCGCTCCACGAGACCGATCCGGAGACGGTGATCGAGGCGCTCGGCTTCCCGATGGTCGTCAAACCCGCGAGAAAACGCGAGGGCGAGGAGGCGCTCGGCTCGAACGTGATCCGGGTGCGGGACGAAGAGGAGTTCGCGGAGGTCGTCGCGACGGCCCGCGAGGTGGGGATCAGGATCCTCGCCCAGGAGCGCGTCGACGTCGAGGTCGGCGAGGATCGCTCGCTCGCCTCCTACCGCTCGCCCGACGGAGAGGTGCTCTCGGTCGTCGGCAACGCCCGGGTCAGGAACCCCCGGGAGTTCGGCACCTCCTCGTACGTCGAGGTGGTCGAGGACCCCGGTCTCGGAGCGGGCGCGCTCTCGTTGCTCGCCGAGGTCGGCTATCACGGCATCAGCGAGTCGGAGTTCGTCTACGACCGCTCGCGCGAGGAGTACGTCCTCCTCGACGTGAACACCCGGCCGTGGAAGTGGATCGGCCTGCCGGTCGCCGCGGGCGCCGACCTCCCGATGGCGGCCTACAGCGAGGCGACCGGAGAGCCCTTCGCCGCCGGCGAGGTCCGGGAGGCGCGCTGGGTCTACCTCCCGGACTACCTCCGACTGCTCTCGACCGACCGCTCGTTCGGTGACCTCCTCTCCGGAGCGGACTGGCGTGCGCTCGCCTCCGGCGCGTTCGAGGAGAACGGAACTCTCACGAGCGGGGTCTACTCGCCGTCGGACCCGGGGCCGATCGCCGACGTGGTTCGGACCGAGTTCACCGACCGACAGTACTACTGCTCCTGTTGA
- a CDS encoding DUF7344 domain-containing protein: MSDERGYRGTGTYRPEGSDEVDTLFDLLRDPGRRLVLTRLQQDGRTSIQRILHERRGRGEDWRAFEIGLHHVHLPRLEQGGLIEYDERSGEIVGRDWPAGLDRLLAAARELETGVLAEGSETA, translated from the coding sequence ATGTCCGACGAGAGGGGATACCGGGGAACGGGGACGTACCGACCGGAGGGGTCGGACGAGGTCGACACGCTGTTCGACCTCCTGCGGGATCCGGGTCGGCGACTGGTGCTGACCCGGCTCCAGCAGGACGGGCGGACCTCGATACAGCGCATCCTGCACGAGCGGCGGGGACGGGGTGAGGACTGGCGGGCGTTCGAGATCGGCCTCCATCACGTCCACCTGCCGAGGCTCGAACAGGGGGGTCTCATCGAGTACGACGAGCGCTCGGGGGAGATCGTGGGTCGGGACTGGCCGGCCGGGCTGGATCGGCTGCTCGCGGCCGCGAGGGAACTGGAAACGGGCGTCCTCGCGGAGGGAAGCGAGACCGCCTGA
- a CDS encoding LLM class flavin-dependent oxidoreductase has translation MDGEHLHLNLFTMCSVEHVSPGSWRYPGDQSHRYLDRSYWTEVARTAERGGFDAVFFADVRGVYDVYGGSREAALRHAIQTPSGHPQALIPAMAEVTDSLGFAVTRSTTYTHPYQLAREFSTLDALTDGRVAFNVVTSYLESAARNLGLERRMDHDDRYDRADEFMDVCYRLWEGSWEDEAVVRDRENGVFTDPERVHPIEFEGEFFSVPGPHGCEPTPQRTPVIYQAGSSDRGREFATRHAEAVFVSHPTERGVGEYVRDMRERAAGAGRDPDSLAFFPGIVPIVGETAELAEAKYESYKDSIDTEAVLTLLSGFMDMDLSELDPDQKVEHIETEAIQGAVNAFTTSDPDREWTVREMAQFAGLGSTSPVLVGTGREIADEIEYWFREVGVDGFNVKEIVRPGSLVDFVDLVVPELRERGLLAGIDERTSGTLRETTFGRSRLPEDHPGRRGALAGMGRSS, from the coding sequence ATGGACGGCGAACACCTCCACCTGAACCTCTTCACGATGTGTTCGGTCGAACACGTGAGCCCCGGCTCGTGGCGGTACCCGGGCGATCAGTCCCATCGGTATCTCGATCGATCCTACTGGACGGAGGTCGCCCGCACCGCCGAGCGCGGCGGCTTCGACGCGGTCTTCTTCGCGGACGTCCGGGGGGTCTACGACGTCTACGGCGGCTCCCGGGAGGCCGCGCTCCGACACGCGATCCAGACCCCTTCGGGCCACCCGCAGGCGCTGATCCCCGCGATGGCGGAGGTGACCGACTCGCTGGGCTTCGCCGTCACCCGTTCGACGACCTACACCCACCCCTACCAGCTCGCCCGCGAGTTCTCCACGCTCGACGCGCTCACCGATGGCAGGGTCGCGTTCAACGTCGTCACCTCGTACTTGGAGAGCGCCGCCCGGAACCTCGGGCTCGAGCGGCGGATGGACCACGACGACCGCTACGACCGCGCCGACGAGTTCATGGACGTCTGCTACCGGCTTTGGGAGGGGAGTTGGGAGGACGAGGCGGTCGTTCGCGACCGCGAGAACGGGGTCTTCACCGATCCCGAGAGGGTCCACCCGATCGAGTTCGAGGGCGAGTTCTTCTCCGTGCCGGGCCCCCACGGCTGTGAGCCGACCCCACAGCGGACGCCCGTCATCTACCAGGCCGGCTCCTCGGATCGGGGTCGGGAGTTCGCCACCCGCCACGCGGAGGCGGTGTTCGTGAGTCACCCGACCGAACGCGGCGTCGGCGAGTACGTGCGGGACATGCGCGAACGTGCGGCCGGGGCGGGTCGCGACCCCGACTCCCTCGCGTTCTTCCCGGGGATCGTCCCGATCGTCGGCGAGACAGCGGAGCTCGCGGAGGCGAAGTACGAGAGCTACAAAGACTCGATCGACACCGAGGCGGTGCTCACGCTCCTGAGCGGGTTCATGGACATGGACCTCTCCGAACTCGACCCCGACCAGAAGGTCGAGCACATCGAGACCGAGGCGATCCAGGGAGCGGTGAACGCGTTCACGACGAGCGACCCCGACCGGGAGTGGACGGTGCGCGAGATGGCGCAGTTCGCGGGGCTGGGATCGACCTCGCCGGTTCTGGTCGGAACCGGTAGGGAGATCGCCGACGAGATCGAGTACTGGTTCCGGGAGGTGGGTGTCGACGGCTTCAACGTCAAGGAGATCGTCCGACCGGGATCGCTGGTCGACTTCGTCGATCTGGTGGTACCGGAACTCAGGGAGCGGGGGCTGCTCGCGGGGATCGACGAGCGGACGAGCGGGACGCTCCGGGAGACGACGTTCGGGCGGTCGCGCCTGCCGGAGGACCACCCGGGACGGCGCGGCGCGCTGGCCGGGATGGGCCGGAGTAGCTAG
- a CDS encoding methylated-DNA--[protein]-cysteine S-methyltransferase — translation MQITAFGTTIGIDERYVEESTDEIRRQVGEYERGERRAFDLTVAFPDDLTGRVMRAMAGIPCGETRTYGALAADLDTSPIAVGQACGRNPVPIVIPCHRVVGSDDSLRGYSAADGVTTKRRLLDHEARVAGAESVQSRLPTGD, via the coding sequence ATGCAGATCACGGCCTTCGGAACGACGATCGGGATCGACGAACGCTACGTCGAGGAGTCGACCGACGAGATCCGACGGCAGGTAGGGGAGTACGAACGCGGCGAGCGCAGAGCGTTCGACCTGACGGTCGCGTTTCCGGACGACCTCACCGGCCGGGTGATGCGGGCGATGGCGGGGATACCCTGCGGCGAGACTCGCACGTACGGCGCGCTCGCCGCTGATCTCGACACGAGTCCGATCGCCGTCGGGCAGGCCTGCGGACGGAACCCGGTCCCGATCGTGATCCCGTGTCACCGCGTCGTCGGGAGCGACGACTCGCTCCGGGGCTACTCCGCTGCCGACGGCGTGACGACGAAGCGGCGACTGCTCGACCACGAAGCACGCGTCGCGGGGGCGGAATCCGTGCAGAGCCGGCTGCCGACTGGAGACTGA
- a CDS encoding metal-dependent hydrolase, producing the protein MMPWEHVIIGYIAYSVVVHLVYRDSPTAGETVVVVIASVLPDAIDKPLAWEFGVFAGGYALGHSVFFAVPLALVVGALASRLGRPRIGVAFAIGYLLHLPFDVLPGFLREGELKIDRLLWPVRERGGSPGAGFREELIENVVPYARAILEPDPSPYALVLFGTLLLVALLWVYDGMPVAREAYVFARRRVRASGSDAAERSGRDR; encoded by the coding sequence ATGATGCCCTGGGAACACGTGATCATCGGGTACATCGCGTACTCGGTAGTCGTCCACCTGGTCTACCGCGACTCGCCGACCGCGGGCGAGACGGTCGTGGTCGTAATCGCCTCGGTTCTCCCCGACGCCATCGACAAGCCGCTCGCCTGGGAGTTCGGCGTCTTCGCGGGCGGCTACGCCCTCGGCCACTCGGTCTTCTTCGCGGTCCCTCTCGCGCTCGTCGTGGGGGCGCTCGCCTCCCGCCTGGGTCGTCCGCGGATCGGGGTGGCGTTCGCGATCGGCTACCTGCTCCACCTCCCGTTCGACGTGCTCCCGGGCTTCCTCCGCGAGGGGGAGCTGAAGATCGACCGGCTGCTCTGGCCGGTCAGAGAGCGGGGCGGGAGCCCCGGTGCGGGCTTTCGCGAGGAGCTCATCGAGAACGTCGTCCCGTACGCGCGAGCGATCCTCGAACCCGATCCCTCGCCGTACGCGCTGGTCCTGTTCGGAACACTGCTCCTCGTGGCACTGCTCTGGGTCTACGACGGGATGCCCGTCGCTCGCGAGGCGTACGTGTTCGCCCGGAGGAGGGTTCGAGCGAGCGGTTCCGACGCTGCGGAGAGGAGCGGGCGGGACCGGTGA
- a CDS encoding helix-turn-helix domain-containing GNAT family N-acetyltransferase: MAGRESLRFGHEDRKRIYGYVERHGSATLGELERELKIDPGGLRHHVAILKRDGRIEADESGSFRVSLDGGEREEHRAEDVEFAIRPARQEDLAGIVGAIRQVAEAGTYIVAETVADEIDHQDALLRHNEIESRMFFVATVGEEVVGWVHIHGSELEKLSHTAELTVGVIDEYRSRGIGSHLLNRGLEWAGSQGYERVYQSVPATNEEAIAFLEEQGWEVEAVREDHYKINGHYADEVMMAIRLP, translated from the coding sequence ATGGCAGGGAGAGAGAGCCTTCGCTTCGGCCACGAGGACAGGAAACGGATCTACGGCTACGTCGAACGCCACGGCTCGGCGACGCTCGGCGAACTCGAACGCGAGCTGAAGATCGATCCCGGAGGGCTGCGCCACCACGTCGCGATCCTCAAACGCGACGGCCGGATCGAGGCCGACGAGAGCGGGAGTTTCCGCGTCTCGCTCGACGGTGGCGAACGCGAGGAACACCGGGCCGAGGACGTCGAGTTCGCGATCCGACCCGCCCGCCAGGAGGACCTGGCGGGGATCGTCGGCGCGATCCGGCAGGTCGCGGAGGCGGGCACGTACATCGTCGCCGAGACGGTCGCCGACGAGATCGACCACCAGGACGCGCTGCTCAGACACAACGAGATCGAGTCGCGGATGTTCTTCGTCGCCACCGTCGGCGAGGAGGTCGTCGGCTGGGTCCACATCCACGGTTCTGAACTGGAGAAGCTGAGCCACACCGCCGAACTCACCGTCGGGGTCATCGACGAGTACCGGAGCAGGGGGATCGGGAGCCACCTGCTCAACCGCGGGCTCGAGTGGGCCGGCTCGCAGGGCTACGAGCGGGTCTACCAGAGCGTGCCCGCGACGAACGAGGAGGCGATCGCGTTCCTCGAGGAACAGGGCTGGGAGGTCGAGGCGGTGCGAGAGGACCACTACAAGATCAACGGCCACTACGCCGACGAGGTGATGATGGCGATCCGGCTCCCCTGA
- a CDS encoding FAD-dependent monooxygenase, producing MADAERDPEGAAAEAADWGETTDVGSEEEYEHYEAIVVGCGPGGAAAAAALSRNGVETLVIERGVEAGSKNVSGGLLYAEESAPYTIDGLFPGFREEAAERPITEYYIHNVAGEKVATFDITDLHEHDTEWSDAVLRRKMDSWLEAQVHEMTRETGGGVLSGVRANGLLREDGEIVGVTFDELDPVTADLIVAADGVNSELARDAGLMDWENPEDWFQGVKAVVEMDSGTIDDRFGIDEGEGVAHLVSGDLFEGVRGGGFLYTNQASLSIGTVFHLDSLAEERAEPHELLDALLTHPLLDQWFRGEYDEREYSAKLVPDSKKVAHPEPHEDRLVVVGDAAGQMQAQGPIIKGMNHAVSAGALAAEAFVEARTRGEPHRAGEYYAEKLRSEGVMAKLRPRGYRASAAVGERGPAERAADRVVASRVGRKAVSTIGGRLQRLYSSPTLSSIVPDTRTPYVTMPTVIAEEIGERVTADREIEPPSLEERIGDLTYDTDIGNPHIELLDNSWQASGTAVTACPVSAMEFGGGCYREEVVQTNGSEERLVSLDTQPCVECGTCAVIADTHWEHPRGGKGVEFKQG from the coding sequence ATGGCGGACGCGGAACGAGACCCCGAGGGTGCGGCCGCGGAGGCGGCCGACTGGGGAGAGACGACCGACGTCGGAAGCGAGGAGGAGTACGAACACTACGAGGCGATCGTCGTCGGCTGCGGACCCGGTGGGGCGGCCGCGGCGGCGGCGCTCTCGCGAAACGGCGTCGAGACGCTGGTGATCGAACGCGGCGTCGAGGCCGGCTCAAAGAACGTTTCGGGTGGCCTGCTCTACGCCGAGGAGTCCGCGCCGTACACGATCGACGGGCTCTTCCCGGGGTTCAGGGAGGAGGCCGCCGAACGGCCGATCACGGAGTACTACATCCACAACGTCGCCGGCGAGAAGGTGGCGACGTTCGACATCACCGACCTCCACGAGCACGACACGGAGTGGTCCGACGCCGTCTTGCGGAGGAAGATGGACTCCTGGCTCGAAGCGCAGGTCCACGAGATGACCAGAGAGACCGGCGGCGGCGTGCTCAGCGGGGTCCGTGCGAACGGCCTGCTCAGGGAGGACGGCGAGATCGTCGGCGTCACGTTCGACGAACTCGATCCCGTCACCGCGGATCTGATCGTCGCGGCCGACGGCGTCAACTCCGAACTCGCCCGCGACGCGGGCCTGATGGACTGGGAGAACCCCGAGGACTGGTTCCAGGGCGTGAAGGCCGTCGTCGAGATGGACTCGGGGACGATAGACGACCGGTTCGGGATCGACGAGGGCGAGGGCGTCGCCCACCTCGTCTCGGGCGACCTCTTCGAGGGCGTCCGTGGTGGCGGGTTCCTCTACACGAACCAGGCCTCGCTCTCGATCGGGACGGTGTTCCACCTCGACAGCCTCGCAGAGGAGCGCGCCGAACCGCACGAACTGCTCGACGCGCTGCTCACCCACCCACTCCTGGACCAGTGGTTCCGGGGCGAGTACGACGAGCGCGAGTACTCGGCGAAGCTCGTTCCCGACTCGAAGAAGGTAGCGCACCCGGAGCCACACGAGGATCGGCTCGTGGTGGTCGGTGACGCCGCCGGTCAGATGCAGGCCCAGGGGCCGATCATCAAGGGGATGAACCACGCGGTGTCCGCGGGCGCGCTCGCCGCTGAGGCGTTCGTCGAGGCACGTACGCGTGGCGAGCCACACAGAGCGGGCGAGTACTACGCCGAGAAACTCCGCTCGGAGGGCGTGATGGCGAAGCTTCGACCGAGGGGCTACCGGGCGTCGGCAGCGGTCGGCGAACGCGGGCCGGCCGAGCGGGCCGCCGACCGCGTGGTCGCCTCGCGGGTCGGGCGGAAGGCGGTCTCGACCATCGGGGGCCGGCTCCAGCGCCTCTACAGCTCGCCGACGCTCTCGTCGATCGTACCCGACACGCGGACGCCGTACGTGACGATGCCGACGGTGATCGCCGAGGAGATCGGCGAGCGGGTCACCGCGGACCGAGAGATCGAGCCGCCGTCGCTCGAGGAGCGCATCGGCGACCTGACCTACGACACCGACATCGGCAACCCACACATCGAGCTTCTCGACAACTCCTGGCAGGCCAGCGGGACCGCCGTGACCGCCTGTCCGGTGAGCGCGATGGAGTTCGGTGGGGGCTGCTATCGCGAGGAGGTGGTCCAGACGAACGGGAGCGAGGAACGGCTCGTCAGCCTCGACACACAGCCGTGTGTCGAGTGTGGCACCTGTGCGGTGATCGCAGACACCCACTGGGAACACCCGCGCGGCGGGAAGGGCGTCGAGTTCAAGCAGGGCTGA
- a CDS encoding electron transfer flavoprotein subunit alpha/FixB family protein, producing MAEFDPGEYEIAELGPALREIEDAEELEEILAREEAGEDRENVKTLIESRIEKLREEAEVDEEIDPTELTVAELGNAIRGIDDPERLGELIAAEEAGEDRKSAKSLIQKRIDAVAESDEDEEPEERLSPEEKHPDLDHPTEDKQYVKALSGGDYRDMWVYCETQHGELIDVSREMLGKARELMDGYNEAYGEDEQVVAVLIGEDIAGLTDEVIAYGADVVVVHEDPRLTRFLHKPYTEIFCDMARWGARPLEGEDAREAEWRERDGGQYDEPRYVLFPATNNGRDLSAQVQGELDSGLASDCSDLYITETTISNPAKTGKAGSKREFERVLHMKRPDFSGFEYSTILCLDNPDREFHPQGASVIPGSFELPEPDPEREGEVVEHDLDLEEEWFRVSVTDHDVLDEGVDITGHEVIVCIGRGIGDDPTKGIELALELVDQFDDAALGLTRGIVTASYQVDGHVEQYVSEERQIGETGVVVEPELYIAAGVSGAVQHKVGMDESETVVSINTDDDARIKDFSDYYIEGDLFEVLPRLTEAMKTGEIDLAAAPAGGDD from the coding sequence ATGGCCGAGTTCGACCCCGGCGAGTACGAGATCGCCGAACTCGGGCCTGCGCTCCGCGAGATCGAGGACGCGGAGGAGTTAGAGGAGATCCTCGCACGCGAGGAGGCCGGCGAGGACAGGGAGAACGTGAAGACGCTGATCGAGAGCCGGATCGAGAAGCTCCGCGAGGAGGCGGAGGTCGACGAGGAGATCGACCCCACGGAGCTCACGGTCGCCGAACTCGGCAACGCGATCCGCGGCATCGACGACCCGGAGCGACTGGGCGAGCTGATCGCGGCCGAGGAGGCGGGCGAGGACAGAAAGAGCGCGAAGAGCCTGATTCAGAAGCGGATCGACGCGGTCGCCGAGAGCGACGAGGACGAGGAGCCCGAAGAACGGCTCTCGCCCGAGGAGAAACACCCGGACCTCGATCACCCCACGGAGGACAAACAGTACGTCAAGGCGCTCTCCGGCGGCGACTACCGCGACATGTGGGTCTACTGTGAGACCCAGCACGGCGAGCTGATCGACGTCTCCAGGGAGATGCTCGGGAAGGCCCGCGAGCTGATGGACGGGTACAACGAGGCGTACGGCGAGGACGAGCAGGTCGTCGCGGTGCTGATCGGCGAGGACATAGCGGGGCTGACCGACGAGGTGATCGCCTACGGTGCGGACGTCGTCGTCGTCCACGAGGATCCCCGGCTCACCCGCTTTCTCCACAAGCCGTACACCGAGATCTTCTGCGACATGGCGCGCTGGGGCGCACGGCCGCTCGAGGGAGAGGACGCGAGGGAGGCCGAGTGGCGCGAACGCGACGGCGGACAGTACGACGAACCCCGCTACGTGCTCTTCCCGGCGACGAACAACGGTCGCGACCTCTCGGCGCAGGTACAGGGCGAACTCGACAGCGGGCTCGCGAGCGACTGCTCTGACCTCTACATCACCGAGACGACGATCAGCAACCCCGCGAAGACGGGGAAGGCGGGCTCGAAACGCGAGTTCGAGCGCGTGCTGCACATGAAGCGGCCGGACTTCTCGGGTTTCGAGTACTCGACGATCCTCTGTCTGGACAACCCCGACCGCGAGTTCCACCCGCAGGGGGCGTCGGTGATCCCGGGGAGCTTCGAACTCCCCGAGCCGGACCCCGAGCGCGAGGGCGAGGTGGTCGAACACGACCTCGATCTAGAGGAGGAGTGGTTCCGCGTCTCGGTCACGGATCACGACGTGCTCGACGAGGGTGTGGACATCACCGGCCACGAGGTGATCGTCTGTATCGGACGCGGGATCGGCGACGACCCGACGAAAGGGATCGAACTCGCGCTCGAGCTCGTGGATCAGTTCGACGACGCGGCGCTCGGGCTGACACGGGGTATCGTCACCGCCTCCTACCAGGTCGACGGCCACGTCGAGCAGTACGTCAGCGAGGAACGACAGATCGGCGAGACGGGCGTCGTCGTCGAGCCGGAGCTCTACATCGCCGCCGGCGTCTCCGGGGCGGTCCAGCACAAGGTCGGGATGGACGAGTCCGAGACGGTCGTCTCGATCAACACCGACGACGACGCGCGGATCAAGGACTTCTCCGATTACTACATCGAGGGCGACCTCTTCGAGGTGCTTCCGAGGCTGACGGAGGCGATGAAGACGGGCGAGATCGACCTCGCGGCGGCCCCCGCGGGGGGTGACGACTGA
- a CDS encoding electron transfer flavoprotein subunit beta/FixA family protein yields MHSVVMTKGVPDFSEGEVSFDEEGHLERGKTPTVMNPNDAYAARAALMTKVRHGGRVSAMSMGPPGYKEILQEAMEIYADDLYLLSDREMAAADTWATAITVATGIEKVGAEVEPPDLVFAGFKTADGETGHTGPQTCWCLDWPMITHVIALDVDEAERTVRAKRLVEGDVEEIETVECDLPAFIVTDPEFEPTYRKASHRLTHKDLSAETKRRAEEYEEHLTVWDHADLNLDPDYIGLSGSPTIVESVDPIPKAPAEREATMVDARDPEGMAEVAEAMTAFAGGD; encoded by the coding sequence ATGCACTCGGTCGTGATGACGAAGGGCGTTCCGGACTTCAGCGAGGGAGAGGTCTCGTTCGACGAGGAGGGCCACTTGGAGCGGGGGAAGACCCCCACGGTGATGAACCCGAACGATGCCTACGCCGCCCGGGCGGCACTGATGACGAAGGTCCGCCACGGCGGCCGGGTCAGCGCGATGAGCATGGGGCCGCCGGGCTACAAGGAGATCCTGCAGGAGGCGATGGAGATCTACGCGGACGACCTCTACCTGCTCTCGGACCGCGAGATGGCCGCCGCCGACACGTGGGCGACGGCGATCACCGTCGCGACCGGGATCGAGAAGGTAGGTGCCGAAGTCGAGCCGCCGGACCTGGTGTTCGCGGGCTTCAAGACCGCCGACGGCGAGACCGGCCACACCGGCCCACAGACCTGCTGGTGTCTCGACTGGCCGATGATCACCCACGTCATCGCGCTGGACGTCGACGAGGCCGAGCGGACGGTGCGGGCGAAACGCCTCGTGGAGGGTGACGTCGAGGAGATCGAGACCGTCGAGTGCGATCTCCCGGCGTTCATCGTCACCGACCCGGAGTTCGAACCGACGTACAGGAAGGCGAGCCACCGGCTCACCCACAAGGACCTCAGTGCCGAGACGAAACGCCGCGCCGAGGAGTACGAAGAGCACCTCACCGTCTGGGACCACGCCGACCTGAACCTCGATCCCGACTACATCGGGCTGTCGGGCTCGCCGACGATCGTCGAGTCGGTCGACCCGATCCCGAAGGCACCCGCCGAGCGGGAGGCGACGATGGTGGACGCGCGCGATCCCGAGGGGATGGCCGAGGTGGCGGAGGCGATGACCGCGTTCGCGGGGGGTGACTGA